One genomic segment of Pseudomonas chlororaphis subsp. aurantiaca includes these proteins:
- the hpaR gene encoding homoprotocatechuate degradation operon regulator HpaR gives MTNPRPSLTLTLLQAREAAMAFFRPSLNQHDLTEQQWRVIRILRQNGELESHQLAKMACILPPSMTGVLTRLERDEYVSRRKSPEDQRRLFITLTEKGEACFESMSGDMEINYQRIQQQFGEEKMQALLALLNELKQIKP, from the coding sequence ATGACCAACCCAAGACCTTCCCTGACATTGACCCTGCTTCAGGCCCGCGAAGCGGCCATGGCATTCTTTCGCCCGTCCCTCAACCAGCACGACCTGACTGAGCAGCAGTGGCGGGTGATCCGCATCCTGCGCCAGAACGGAGAGCTGGAAAGCCATCAGTTGGCGAAAATGGCCTGCATCCTGCCGCCGAGCATGACCGGCGTGCTGACCCGCCTGGAACGCGACGAATATGTCAGCCGGCGCAAGTCCCCCGAGGACCAGCGCCGCCTGTTCATCACCTTGACGGAAAAGGGCGAGGCCTGTTTCGAGTCCATGAGCGGCGACATGGAAATCAACTACCAACGCATCCAGCAGCAGTTCGGCGAAGAGAAGATGCAGGCCCTGCTGGCCCTGCTCAACGAGCTGAAGCAGATCAAACCCTGA
- the hppD gene encoding 4-hydroxyphenylpyruvate dioxygenase: MADIFENPMGLMGFEFIEFASPTPNTLEPIFEIMGFTKVATHRSKDVHLYRQGAINLILNNEPHSVASYFAAEHGPSVCGMAFRVKDSQKAYKRALELGAQPIHIETGPMELNLPAIKGIGGAPLYLIDRFGEGSSIYDIDFVYLEGVDRHPQGAGLKIIDHLTHNVYRGRMAYWAGFYEKLFNFREIRYFDIKGEYTGLTSKAMTAPDGMIRIPLNEESSKGAGQIEEFLMQFNGEGIQHVAFLTDDLVKTWDQLKKIGMRFMTAPPDTYYEMLEGRLPNHGEPVKELQSRGILLDGSSEEGDKRLLLQIFSETLMGPVFFEFIQRKGDDGFGEGNFKALFESIERDQVRRGVLSTD; this comes from the coding sequence ATGGCAGATATCTTCGAAAACCCGATGGGCCTGATGGGCTTTGAATTCATCGAGTTCGCATCGCCTACCCCCAACACCCTCGAGCCGATCTTCGAGATCATGGGTTTCACCAAGGTCGCGACCCATAGGTCCAAAGACGTGCACCTGTATCGCCAGGGTGCGATCAACCTGATCCTCAACAACGAGCCCCACAGCGTCGCCTCGTACTTCGCCGCCGAGCACGGTCCGTCCGTGTGTGGCATGGCGTTCCGCGTCAAGGATTCGCAAAAGGCCTACAAGCGTGCCCTGGAACTGGGTGCCCAGCCGATCCACATCGAAACCGGCCCGATGGAACTGAATCTGCCGGCAATCAAAGGCATCGGCGGCGCGCCGCTGTACCTGATCGACCGCTTCGGCGAAGGCAGCTCGATCTATGACATCGACTTCGTCTATCTCGAAGGCGTCGACCGTCATCCGCAAGGCGCTGGCCTGAAGATCATCGACCACCTGACCCACAACGTGTATCGCGGGCGCATGGCCTACTGGGCCGGCTTCTACGAGAAGCTGTTCAACTTCCGCGAGATCCGTTACTTCGACATCAAGGGCGAATACACCGGCCTGACCTCCAAGGCCATGACCGCGCCCGATGGCATGATCCGCATCCCGCTGAACGAAGAGTCGTCCAAGGGCGCCGGGCAGATCGAAGAGTTCCTGATGCAGTTCAACGGCGAGGGCATCCAGCACGTGGCCTTCCTCACCGACGACCTGGTCAAGACCTGGGACCAGTTGAAGAAGATCGGCATGCGCTTCATGACCGCGCCGCCGGATACCTACTACGAAATGCTCGAGGGCCGCCTGCCGAACCACGGCGAGCCGGTGAAGGAGCTGCAGTCGCGGGGCATTCTGCTGGACGGTTCCTCGGAAGAGGGCGACAAGCGCCTGCTGCTGCAGATCTTCTCGGAAACCCTGATGGGCCCGGTGTTCTTCGAATTCATCCAGCGTAAAGGCGACGATGGTTTCGGCGAAGGCAACTTCAAGGCACTGTTCGAATCGATCGAACGCGACCAGGTCCGTCGTGGTGTGCTGTCCACCGACTAA